From a single Collimonas pratensis genomic region:
- a CDS encoding winged helix-turn-helix domain-containing protein, translated as MDTLQLSLPAARALQLAAQGLLNPPRRKAVKQDVLAAIRQMGVLQIDTIHVVARSPYLVLWSRLGNYPQCWLEELLEERQLFEYWAHEACFLPIEDYGLFRHRMIDPGSMGWKYSAKWMEEHRATIEKLLLHIRENGPVRSADFKRTDGKGGGWWEWKPEKRSLEVLFTAGRLMIAKRHNFHRIYDLAERILPDWDDARMPSNADTQRTLLLKAVRALGVAKASWIGDYFRTAKSRPDPDPETLVADGSLLKASVDGWQQPVYIHPDHRQLALDAVAGKLKPTVTSLLSPFDPLVWDRKRALELFDFDYRLECYTPEAKRSYGYFTLPILHRGALVGRLDAKAHRSQGIFEVKALYLESSTRQTQRLASELAAALQRFAAWHGTPQVNIEKCTPRAFRSMLKAALA; from the coding sequence ATGGACACTCTCCAGCTCTCGCTGCCGGCGGCGCGCGCCCTGCAGCTGGCGGCGCAAGGCTTGCTCAATCCACCGCGCAGGAAAGCCGTCAAGCAAGACGTACTGGCCGCCATCCGCCAGATGGGCGTGCTGCAGATCGACACCATCCACGTGGTAGCGCGCAGCCCTTACCTGGTGCTGTGGAGCCGTCTCGGCAACTATCCGCAGTGCTGGCTGGAGGAATTGCTGGAAGAGCGCCAGCTGTTCGAATACTGGGCCCACGAAGCCTGCTTTTTACCGATCGAGGATTACGGCCTGTTCCGGCATCGCATGATCGACCCCGGCTCGATGGGCTGGAAATACTCGGCCAAATGGATGGAAGAACATCGCGCCACCATAGAAAAACTGCTGCTGCATATCCGCGAAAACGGCCCGGTGCGTTCCGCCGACTTCAAGCGCACCGATGGCAAAGGCGGCGGCTGGTGGGAATGGAAGCCGGAAAAGCGCTCGCTTGAGGTGCTGTTTACCGCCGGCCGCCTGATGATCGCCAAGCGTCATAATTTTCATCGGATTTACGACCTCGCCGAGCGCATCCTGCCGGACTGGGACGATGCCCGCATGCCATCCAACGCCGACACCCAGCGCACCCTGTTGCTGAAAGCGGTGCGGGCGCTGGGCGTGGCCAAAGCCAGCTGGATCGGAGATTATTTCCGTACCGCCAAGAGCCGCCCCGATCCCGATCCGGAAACCCTTGTGGCGGACGGTAGCCTGCTGAAAGCCAGCGTCGATGGCTGGCAGCAGCCGGTTTACATCCACCCGGATCACCGCCAGCTGGCGCTGGACGCCGTCGCAGGCAAGCTGAAACCGACCGTCACCAGCCTGCTTTCGCCCTTCGATCCGCTGGTATGGGACCGCAAACGGGCGCTGGAACTGTTCGATTTCGATTACCGGCTGGAGTGCTATACCCCCGAGGCCAAGCGCAGTTACGGCTATTTCACCTTGCCGATCCTGCACCGTGGCGCGCTGGTGGGCCGGCTCGATGCCAAGGCCCACCGCAGCCAGGGCATATTTGAAGTCAAGGCGCTATACCTGGAAAGCAGCACCCGCCAAACCCAGCGCCTGGCCAGCGAACTGGCGGCGGCCTTGCAGCGCTTCGCCGCCTGGCATGGCACGCCGCAGGTCAACATAGAAAAATGCACCCCGCGCGCGTTTCGCAGCATGCTGAAAGCAGCGCTGGCCTGA
- a CDS encoding Dyp-type peroxidase, giving the protein MPVTADLAQPGILQPLPPLGRSLTFRLAGADPRAALLRLRDTFEADWGVVGLGLPLVQALTQHVAGLRAFPALDGVGCSAPSTQQALWILLRGDDRSTLFERSAQLVALLADALVLDNSQDTFRYRDNRDLTGYEDGTENPLDEAAVEAALMAEGAGRQGSSFVAVQRWIHDLTRFRGFPAAQRDATIGRRIEDNEEIDDAPESAHVKRSAQESFTPEAYMVRHSMPWDNGLQQGTEFIAFGESSDRFENVLRRMLGHEDDIVDALFSFSQPVTGGYYWCPPRLDQRLDLQALTL; this is encoded by the coding sequence ATGCCCGTCACTGCAGATCTCGCCCAACCCGGCATCCTCCAGCCGCTTCCGCCACTCGGCCGTTCGCTCACATTCCGCCTGGCAGGCGCCGATCCTCGTGCAGCGCTGCTGCGTTTGCGCGACACTTTCGAGGCGGACTGGGGCGTCGTCGGCCTGGGTTTGCCGCTGGTCCAGGCTCTCACCCAGCATGTAGCAGGCTTGCGCGCCTTCCCGGCGCTGGATGGCGTCGGCTGCAGCGCGCCGTCGACCCAGCAGGCGTTGTGGATCCTGCTGCGTGGCGACGACCGCAGCACGCTCTTCGAACGCAGCGCCCAACTGGTCGCCCTGCTGGCCGACGCACTGGTGCTGGACAACAGCCAGGACACTTTCCGCTATCGCGACAACCGCGATCTCACCGGCTATGAAGACGGCACCGAAAATCCCCTCGACGAGGCTGCGGTAGAAGCCGCTCTGATGGCGGAAGGCGCCGGCCGTCAGGGCTCCAGCTTTGTCGCGGTGCAACGCTGGATCCATGACCTGACGCGCTTCCGCGGCTTTCCGGCGGCGCAACGCGACGCTACCATAGGCCGCCGCATCGAAGACAATGAAGAAATCGACGATGCGCCGGAATCGGCCCACGTCAAGCGCAGTGCACAGGAAAGCTTTACCCCGGAGGCTTACATGGTGCGCCACTCCATGCCCTGGGATAACGGCCTGCAGCAAGGCACGGAATTCATCGCCTTCGGCGAATCCAGCGACCGCTTTGAAAACGTCCTGCGCCGCATGCTCGGCCATGAAGACGATATCGTCGATGCCCTGTTCAGCTTTTCGCAGCCGGTGACCGGCGGCTACTACTGGTGCCCGCCACGGCTAGACCAGCGCCTCGACCTGCAAGCGCTGACGCTCTAA
- a CDS encoding type II toxin-antitoxin system HipA family toxin: MNLSALDIFIGDRLAGVLFQYGDMVRFQVDPAYAQDPQRPTLSLSMRAATPQQDVALLLNPLAAIFNSPGKMRLPAFFQNLLPEGVLRKQIALERQCAEDDHFELLAACGRDLPGAVRAIPTRLTRAMMTRLVTQDKEAIEESVIAAPLVDGVSISGMQPKLALILQGGRYVSRTRHKDAHIIGKLPTAQYDRLPEVEHLSLQLARAAGVTACDASLQPLAAIMAEHPYAAEPGQQFLAVQRFDRDQPGRLHVEDFCQILGVDPDKKYTGATYADMALVMQAVPELGPAACHELLRRITVNELIGNYDAHLKNFGIRYLADSSIEFSPAYDVVAYSVYLNGSGHALKFAEGQGKRSFLSPQTLRAFANSSGMLEPPLRQVIAEVCKKALQAWPDLIASSQLLPHQKQRLTDYFMGRDIITGLRKRQARLAAKAS, translated from the coding sequence ATGAACCTCAGCGCGCTGGATATTTTCATTGGCGATCGCCTGGCCGGCGTCCTGTTCCAATATGGCGACATGGTGCGCTTCCAGGTCGATCCCGCCTATGCGCAAGACCCGCAACGCCCCACGCTGTCGCTCTCGATGCGCGCCGCCACGCCGCAACAGGACGTGGCGCTGCTGCTCAATCCGCTGGCGGCAATCTTCAATTCACCGGGCAAGATGCGTCTGCCTGCCTTCTTCCAGAACCTGTTGCCGGAAGGCGTGTTGCGCAAGCAGATCGCACTGGAACGCCAGTGTGCGGAAGACGATCACTTCGAGCTGCTGGCTGCCTGCGGGCGCGACCTGCCGGGCGCGGTGCGCGCCATCCCGACCAGGCTGACGCGCGCCATGATGACGCGCCTGGTGACCCAGGACAAGGAAGCGATCGAGGAAAGCGTGATCGCGGCGCCACTAGTCGACGGCGTCTCGATTTCCGGCATGCAGCCGAAGCTGGCCCTGATCCTGCAAGGCGGCCGCTATGTCAGCCGCACCCGCCACAAGGATGCCCACATCATCGGCAAGCTGCCGACCGCCCAGTACGATCGCCTGCCGGAAGTCGAACATCTGTCGCTGCAACTGGCGCGCGCCGCCGGCGTCACGGCATGCGACGCCAGCCTGCAGCCGCTGGCGGCGATCATGGCGGAACATCCCTATGCGGCGGAACCGGGCCAGCAGTTCCTGGCGGTGCAGCGTTTCGACCGTGACCAGCCGGGACGGCTGCATGTCGAGGATTTCTGCCAGATCCTCGGCGTCGACCCGGACAAGAAATATACCGGCGCCACCTACGCCGACATGGCGCTGGTGATGCAAGCCGTACCCGAGCTGGGTCCCGCAGCCTGCCATGAGCTGCTGCGGCGCATTACCGTCAATGAACTGATCGGCAATTATGACGCCCACCTGAAAAATTTCGGCATTCGCTATCTGGCCGACAGCAGCATCGAATTCTCACCTGCCTACGATGTGGTGGCCTATAGCGTGTACCTGAACGGCAGCGGCCATGCGCTCAAGTTTGCAGAGGGCCAGGGCAAGCGCTCCTTCCTGTCGCCGCAAACCCTGCGTGCCTTCGCCAACAGCAGCGGCATGCTGGAGCCGCCGCTGCGCCAGGTGATTGCCGAGGTCTGCAAGAAAGCCCTGCAAGCCTGGCCCGACCTGATCGCCTCCAGCCAGCTGCTGCCGCATCAAAAGCAACGGCTGACCGACTATTTCATGGGGCGTGACATCATTACCGGCCTGCGCAAGCGGCAGGCCAGGCTAGCGGCAAAAGCGTCATGA
- a CDS encoding helix-turn-helix domain-containing protein, translating into MKTLAELSFTLQQAKQRLALSVIAMARDSGLTAVTIRGVLSGKNDPRLSTLMTIADQLGLEVALLPKAMASSIAAQPPAEDEIQSLVAAALARQGNKK; encoded by the coding sequence ATGAAAACCCTGGCCGAACTTTCTTTCACTCTCCAGCAAGCCAAACAGCGGCTGGCGCTATCCGTTATTGCCATGGCCAGGGACAGCGGACTGACCGCCGTCACCATCCGCGGCGTCCTTTCCGGCAAAAACGATCCACGCCTCAGCACCTTGATGACTATTGCCGACCAGCTGGGGCTGGAAGTGGCGCTGCTGCCGAAAGCCATGGCTTCCTCGATTGCCGCGCAACCGCCTGCCGAAGACGAAATTCAAAGCCTGGTCGCTGCCGCGCTGGCAAGGCAAGGGAACAAAAAATGA